The Methanomassiliicoccus sp. DNA window ACGACCAGAAAATACAATGGGACTCGACCTATGTCAGTTCCGGCACGTACTTCGGCACCGGTCCGAGCGTGCTGGCGCTGAGAGCACTGCCGACACTGAGATCTCATGATGTCAAGACGGTCCTGGAACTAGGTTGCGGGCAAGGAAGGGACACCTGGTACTTCGCCAGGAACGGGATGACGATCACTGCGCTCGATTATTCAGATTCGG harbors:
- a CDS encoding class I SAM-dependent methyltransferase, with product MKEENDQKIQWDSTYVSSGTYFGTGPSVLALRALPTLRSHDVKTVLELGCGQGRDTWYFARNGMTITALDYSDS